CCTGGTCGCTTCGGCCAGGGCCTTTTTGCTAGGACCGTGATGGCCGGCTGCCGTCCATGCCCAACCGTCGATAACCCGCGTGATTGCCTCCGTTCCCTCCCACGCAGAGCTGCTGCTCGGCCCCTTTGATCAGCGTTGGAGTCCCCGCCTGGAGGCCCTCTTGGCCCTGGGCAAAGCCGCCGGCGCTGACCTGGTTGAAATCTTTCTGGAACGCACCGATCACCTCGGGGTCCTCGCTGAGCAGGACACGATCACGAGCGTGACCCCCGCCTTTGGCATGGGCGCCGGCATCCGGGTCTTCCGAGACCAACAGGATGGCTTCGTCAGCACCAATGACCTCAGCGAGGCCGGACTGACCACGGCGCTGACCCAGGCCCTGGGAATGTTGGGACTGGATGTCAGTGGGGCAGGTCGCAGTGGGTTTGACGGCCTGCCGGCGATCCGGGACTTCGCGCTGGACAAGGGGCTCTGGCTGAGCAGCTGCCCGGAGCTGACCGAGACCACCCAGAAACTGCTCGACGGCACCGCGCAGCTAGAGCAGAAGGGCAAGCATCTGCAGGCCCGCCGCGGCAGCTACGCCCGGGACTGGCAGGAGGTGATGGTGGCCGCCAGTGACGGCACCTTCGGACGGGACATCCGTCTGCACCAATCAGTCGGCCTCAATGTCCTGGCTGCCGATGGTGATCACCGCGCGGGGGTGGGCCGGCGCTACGGCACCTCGGACCGCCCGGATGATTTGCGTCAGTGGGACGTGGCCCAGGCCGCTGACGAGGTCTGCACGAGCGCCGGGAACATGCTCTACGCGGACTACGTCGAAGCCGGTCAGATGCCAGCGGTGCTCGCCAACCGCTTCGGCGGTGTGATCTTCCACGAGGCCTGCGGCCACCTGCTGGAGACGACCCAGGTGGAGCGCGGCACCACCCCCTTCGCCGAGAAGGTCGGCGAACCGATCGCCCACGAGGCTGTGACCGCCATCGATGAAGGGCTGACGGGGGGCGCCTTTGGCTCCCTCTCTATGGATGA
This DNA window, taken from Synechococcus sp. LTW-R, encodes the following:
- a CDS encoding TldD/PmbA family protein produces the protein MIASVPSHAELLLGPFDQRWSPRLEALLALGKAAGADLVEIFLERTDHLGVLAEQDTITSVTPAFGMGAGIRVFRDQQDGFVSTNDLSEAGLTTALTQALGMLGLDVSGAGRSGFDGLPAIRDFALDKGLWLSSCPELTETTQKLLDGTAQLEQKGKHLQARRGSYARDWQEVMVAASDGTFGRDIRLHQSVGLNVLAADGDHRAGVGRRYGTSDRPDDLRQWDVAQAADEVCTSAGNMLYADYVEAGQMPAVLANRFGGVIFHEACGHLLETTQVERGTTPFAEKVGEPIAHEAVTAIDEGLTGGAFGSLSMDDEGQEAQRTVLIENGVLKRFLSDRAGELRTGHARTGSGRRQSHTFAAASRMRNTYIAAGPHQPEDLIASVDRGLYCKSMGGGSVGPTGQFNFAVEEGYLIEDGKLTKPVKGATLIGEAKEVMPRISMCANDLELAAGFCGSVSGSIFVTVGQPHIKVDSITVGGR